A genome region from Pithys albifrons albifrons isolate INPA30051 chromosome 24, PitAlb_v1, whole genome shotgun sequence includes the following:
- the NDUFS5 gene encoding NADH dehydrogenase [ubiquinone] iron-sulfur protein 5, producing the protein MPFWDLQKQLGIDVDSWLLRQSMPQPHGRAARCHAFEREWVECGHGLGQTRARRECQPEYEDFMECMHRAKLAKRLKTILEQRDKMIKEGKYTPPEYHQGKEDARP; encoded by the exons ATGCCCTTCTGGGACCTGCAGAAGCAACTGGGCATCGATGTGGACAGCTGGCTGCTGCGGCAGAGCATGCCCCAGCCGCACGGCCGCGCCGCGCGCTGCCACGCCTTCGAGCGCGAGTGGGTGGAGTGCGGGCACGGGCTGGGCCAGACCCGCGCCCGCCGGGAGTGCCAGCCCGAGTACGAGGATTTCATGGAGTGCATGCATCGTGCCAAGCTG GCCAAGCGGCTCAAGACCATCCTGGAGCAGCGGGACAAGATGATCAAGGAAGGGAAATACACCCCCCCCGAGTACCACCAGGGCAAGGAGGATGCCAGGCCGTGA